The window AGGACGATTTATAAACGCCTGCAAATGCAAACACCGGAGAGTCTGAAGCATAAATGTAAAACGGAGTCTTTCTCAGGCCCCCGGATTTCCACTCGTAAAAACCGTTGGCGGGAATAAGGCACCTCCCCGTATTCCCGAAAAGATATACGCCTTCTTTTAACGTATCGTCCCTTGTATTTATCACGGAATACTTTTTCTGCCCTGAAAAATCTGAATCTGGTTTTGGACTTTTATCAATACCCCATTTTGCGGACATTACATAATTTCCATTATTATTTCCTTTATTGCTGCAGATGATGCATACGTTTTTTACGGGTGATATATTGTATGAAAGGTTTACCTGCGGGACCGGACCGCATACTCCGAAAAGGTCGCAGAAAAACTCCAAATCATAAAGGGCGAACCTTTTGCACATAAAAGATTATTTCAGTGCATGACAGGATTAACAGTTTCCTTTTTTCCGGATTCCCCGTGCACTGGGGCATATTTCCCTGCACCTGCGGCACTTCTGGAGGACAAAACCCCTTTGCGTTATAAAGTTTGAAAGCGGCCTGCACAGTTTCTGGTTCACGGTTTTGCCGTCAAGTGCGGATACCGGACAGTTGTTCAGGCATAAAGAGCACTTTTAAGGGCAGACTTCATATGTCGCAACAGGGTCTGGGTCCAGTTTTTTTGCGAGAAGAAGTGCACCGGGAAAACTTTCAACATCCGCAATCCCGCACAGGTCCGCACCCAAAGTTTTTGCCTTTTCTTTTACTTCCGCCGAACCTAAAACATCTGGCATATTTCATCTATTTTTTCTCATGGAGGGTTTTGACCCATTCCCTGTTCGCCCAGAGTGCACACCCGCCCCCGGACTCGGTGAGCATACCGTGACTCTTTCTTATCTTTTCCAAAAGACCCGATTTAAGGGCGTCCTCCAGGGGAACGGTCTTCAGGTTCATGTCGGAAAATGGGGCGGCAGGGCAGGGTTCAAGGTCGCCTGAAGGACTTACGTGCACAAAGCCCCTTCCGGCCGC of the Methanomicrobium sp. W14 genome contains:
- a CDS encoding SOS response-associated peptidase, coding for MCKRFALYDLEFFCDLFGVCGPVPQVNLSYNISPVKNVCIICSNKGNNNGNYVMSAKWGIDKSPKPDSDFSGQKKYSVINTRDDTLKEGVYLFGNTGRCLIPANGFYEWKSGGLRKTPFYIYASDSPVFAFAGVYKSSSSSNGRSYSCSIVTTASNRVLKEVHGRMPVILRGSGAMKWINPEYEDFLSLLKPYPSEKTGLYPVGNGVENPDNDGPKLMERIYENRWW